In uncultured Bacteroides sp., one genomic interval encodes:
- the trpD gene encoding anthranilate phosphoribosyltransferase yields the protein MKNILYKLFEHQYLSREEAKEVLQNISLGKYNDSQVASLMTVFMMRNISVDEMLGFKEAILDMRVEVDLSEYKPVDIVGTGGDGKNTFNISTTACFILAGAGFNVVKHGNYGATSVSGASNVMEQHGVKFTADVNKLRESMDKCNIAYLHAPLFSPAMKAVAPIRKNLGVRTFFNMLGPLVNPVMPTYQLLGVYNLPLMRLYSYAYQESGSKFAVVHSLDGYDEISLTSDFKVVDSTSEKIYTPESLGFKRCTEADLYGGDTPEEAAQIFDNVLNNKATDAQKNCVIVNAAFAIQVICPEKSIEECIAIARQSLESGKAMAKLKQFVELNS from the coding sequence ATGAAAAATATACTATACAAGCTCTTTGAGCATCAATACCTTAGCCGTGAAGAAGCTAAAGAAGTTCTTCAGAATATATCTCTGGGAAAATACAACGATTCGCAAGTAGCATCGCTCATGACTGTCTTTATGATGCGCAACATCTCTGTAGACGAAATGCTAGGCTTTAAGGAAGCAATACTTGATATGCGCGTTGAAGTTGACCTTTCAGAATACAAACCTGTTGATATTGTAGGCACGGGAGGAGATGGTAAAAACACATTCAACATCTCAACAACCGCCTGTTTTATATTGGCCGGAGCAGGATTCAATGTAGTGAAACACGGTAACTATGGCGCAACTTCGGTAAGTGGAGCCAGCAATGTAATGGAGCAACACGGAGTAAAGTTCACCGCTGATGTAAACAAACTGCGCGAAAGTATGGATAAGTGCAATATAGCTTATCTGCATGCACCGTTGTTCAGTCCGGCAATGAAGGCAGTTGCTCCCATCCGTAAGAATCTGGGTGTGCGTACCTTCTTTAATATGCTTGGTCCGCTGGTTAATCCGGTTATGCCTACTTATCAGTTGCTGGGAGTGTATAACTTACCTTTGATGAGACTTTACAGCTATGCATATCAGGAAAGTGGAAGTAAGTTTGCAGTAGTACACAGTTTAGACGGATACGATGAGATCTCTTTAACCAGCGATTTCAAAGTAGTAGACTCAACCAGCGAAAAGATTTATACTCCGGAATCGTTAGGATTTAAACGTTGCACTGAAGCCGATCTCTACGGAGGCGATACTCCTGAAGAAGCTGCACAAATATTCGACAATGTGCTGAATAACAAAGCTACTGATGCACAAAAGAATTGTGTAATTGTTAATGCTGCTTTTGCCATTCAGGTAATTTGTCCGGAGAAAAGTATCGAAGAATGCATTGCCATTGCACGCCAATCACTCGAGAGTGGAAAAGCAATGGCTAAGCTTAAACAATTTGTTGAACTTAACAGTTAA
- the trpC gene encoding indole-3-glycerol phosphate synthase TrpC — protein sequence MKDILLEIIETKRETICEQKKAISLAALQDGAAESRNMFSMRQALANSSSGIIAEFKRKSPSKGWINKDASPEEVTAAYAANGASALSILTDTPFFGGSLKDLRDARPGVNIPILRKDFIIDEYQLYQAKIVGADAILLIAAALEKEECAFLAGKAHELGLEVLLEIHSEKELEYVNSTIDMVGVNNRNLGTFVTDIENSFRLASALPKDTLLVSESGISSPETVKRLREAGFRGFLIGENFMKTDNPGKALGEFIKQLN from the coding sequence ATGAAAGATATACTGTTGGAAATCATTGAAACCAAGCGGGAAACCATCTGCGAACAAAAGAAAGCAATTTCTCTTGCTGCACTTCAGGATGGAGCTGCCGAGAGTAGAAACATGTTCTCCATGCGCCAGGCTTTGGCTAATTCCTCTAGTGGCATTATTGCTGAGTTCAAACGCAAATCGCCTTCAAAAGGTTGGATAAATAAAGATGCCTCTCCGGAAGAAGTCACTGCTGCTTATGCGGCAAACGGAGCTTCAGCACTCTCTATTCTGACAGATACTCCATTCTTTGGAGGAAGCCTGAAGGATCTGCGCGATGCTCGTCCGGGAGTAAACATTCCTATTCTGAGAAAGGATTTCATAATAGATGAATATCAGCTTTATCAGGCTAAGATTGTTGGAGCAGATGCTATTCTTCTTATTGCCGCCGCACTTGAAAAAGAGGAATGCGCTTTTCTGGCAGGAAAGGCACACGAGTTGGGACTGGAAGTATTGCTCGAAATTCATAGTGAAAAGGAACTGGAATATGTAAACAGTACCATCGATATGGTTGGAGTCAATAACCGGAACCTGGGAACATTCGTTACCGACATAGAGAATTCTTTCCGCCTTGCAAGTGCACTTCCAAAGGATACTTTGCTTGTGTCCGAAAGCGGAATCTCATCTCCAGAAACGGTAAAGAGATTACGCGAAGCCGGCTTCCGTGGATTCCTTATCGGTGAAAACTTTATGAAGACAGACAATCCGGGAAAAGCACTCGGAGAATTCATCAAACAGCTTAACTAA
- a CDS encoding phosphoribosylanthranilate isomerase, producing MLIKVCGMKDAGNITKVESLGVDMIGLIFYPGSSRYVACPPSYLPEKAKRVGVFVNETEEVVLALANKFSLNFIQLHGTESPDYCVSLRNKGLNLIKVFSVATPEDLKATEKYEGLCSYFLFDTKCEGHGGSGKLFDWSVLSHYHGQTPFLLSGGISPQSIEAVKTFKHERFTGIDLNSCFETSPGIKDVEKLSRFIKELRK from the coding sequence ATGCTAATCAAAGTATGTGGCATGAAGGATGCCGGGAATATAACTAAGGTAGAAAGTCTGGGTGTAGATATGATCGGACTCATTTTCTATCCGGGCTCTTCCCGATATGTGGCCTGCCCTCCATCTTATCTTCCGGAAAAGGCAAAAAGAGTGGGCGTTTTCGTGAATGAAACAGAAGAGGTAGTATTAGCTTTAGCTAACAAATTTTCATTAAACTTTATACAACTCCACGGAACAGAATCACCTGATTATTGTGTATCTTTGCGGAACAAAGGATTGAATCTGATAAAAGTCTTTTCTGTTGCCACTCCGGAAGATCTGAAAGCAACTGAGAAATATGAAGGACTTTGCAGCTATTTTCTCTTCGACACGAAATGTGAGGGACACGGCGGCTCCGGTAAACTATTCGACTGGTCGGTACTCTCCCATTATCACGGACAGACTCCTTTTCTGCTAAGCGGAGGCATCTCTCCCCAGAGTATAGAAGCCGTGAAGACTTTTAAGCATGAACGCTTTACCGGAATAGACCTTAACAGCTGTTTCGAAACTTCTCCCGGAATAAAAGATGTAGAAAAGCTTAGCAGATTTATCAAAGAATTAAGAAAGTAG
- the trpA gene encoding tryptophan synthase subunit alpha: protein MNRINQLLYSNTKGILSVYFTAGYPNLDDTVTIIRELEKKGVQMIEIGIPFSDPMADGPVIQNASTQALSNGMTLKLLFEQIRDIRHHVKIPLILMGYLNPIMQYGFESFCRKCVECGVDGMIIPDLPFKDYQEKYQIIAERYNLKIIMLITPETSEERIRMIDEHTDGFIYMVSSAATTGAQNEFDAEKKNYFKRIEAMKLNNPRLIGFGISNKATFKAACEHASGAIIGSKFVTLLGEEETIPAAVDKLIAQLRD from the coding sequence ATGAATAGAATTAATCAGTTACTGTACAGTAACACAAAAGGTATCCTTTCTGTTTATTTCACTGCCGGATATCCTAACCTCGACGACACAGTCACAATTATCCGTGAACTGGAAAAAAAGGGAGTTCAGATGATTGAAATCGGAATCCCTTTCAGCGATCCTATGGCCGACGGTCCGGTTATTCAGAACGCATCAACACAGGCTTTAAGTAATGGTATGACTCTAAAACTTCTTTTCGAGCAGATAAGAGACATTCGTCACCATGTTAAAATTCCACTTATCCTGATGGGCTACCTAAACCCAATCATGCAATATGGTTTCGAAAGCTTCTGCCGCAAATGTGTGGAGTGTGGCGTTGACGGAATGATTATTCCCGATCTTCCTTTCAAGGATTACCAGGAAAAATATCAGATCATAGCCGAACGCTACAACCTGAAAATAATTATGCTGATTACTCCCGAAACCAGTGAAGAACGTATTCGAATGATCGACGAACATACAGATGGTTTCATCTACATGGTATCTTCTGCTGCCACAACCGGTGCTCAGAACGAGTTCGATGCGGAAAAGAAAAACTACTTTAAGCGAATAGAAGCAATGAAGCTCAACAATCCTCGCCTTATTGGATTTGGTATCTCAAACAAGGCTACCTTCAAGGCTGCCTGCGAGCATGCTTCGGGAGCTATCATCGGAAGCAAATTTGTAACCTTGCTAGGCGAAGAAGAAACAATTCCTGCAGCAGTCGACAAACTTATTGCTCAACTGAGAGATTAA
- a CDS encoding type I asparaginase, giving the protein MITKYPSVLLIYTGGTIGMIQNSETGALENFNFNHLMKHVPELKRFNYRISSYQFDPPIDSSDMEPQAWAKLVKIINYNYDNFDGFVILHGTDTMAYTASALSFMLENLSKPVILTGSQLPIGVLRTDGKENLITAIEIAAAKIDGKAIVPEVCIFFENHLMRGNRTTKINAENFNAFRSFNYPPLARVGIHIKYEPSRILRPDDSKPLKPHFLFDSNVVILTLFPGIQESIVSSILHAPGLKAVVLKTFGSGNAPQKEWLIRELSDATSRGIIIVNITQCSSGAVEMERYGTGLQLLQTGVISGYDSTVESAVTKLMFLVGHRYSSKEIRYFMTTSIAGEISRE; this is encoded by the coding sequence ATGATCACTAAATATCCTTCCGTATTGTTAATCTACACCGGTGGAACCATTGGTATGATTCAGAACTCGGAAACCGGTGCGTTAGAGAATTTCAACTTCAACCACCTGATGAAGCATGTTCCCGAACTTAAAAGATTCAACTACCGTATATCTTCCTATCAGTTCGATCCACCAATTGATTCATCCGACATGGAGCCGCAAGCCTGGGCTAAGCTGGTTAAAATCATCAATTACAACTACGATAATTTCGACGGTTTTGTTATTCTCCATGGTACAGATACCATGGCCTACACAGCCTCTGCTCTCAGTTTTATGCTCGAGAATCTAAGTAAGCCGGTCATTCTTACAGGTTCACAGCTCCCTATCGGAGTACTTCGTACAGATGGAAAAGAAAATCTGATAACCGCCATAGAAATTGCAGCTGCAAAGATTGACGGAAAAGCGATAGTACCCGAAGTGTGTATCTTCTTCGAGAACCACCTGATGCGAGGAAACCGCACCACAAAAATAAATGCCGAAAACTTTAACGCATTTCGCTCATTCAACTATCCGCCTTTAGCACGTGTAGGAATTCACATCAAATATGAGCCATCACGAATACTCAGACCAGATGACAGCAAACCATTAAAACCACATTTCCTATTTGATTCAAATGTAGTTATTCTCACATTATTTCCGGGAATACAGGAAAGCATTGTATCATCTATTCTACATGCTCCGGGACTAAAAGCTGTTGTGCTGAAAACCTTCGGATCTGGTAATGCACCTCAAAAAGAGTGGCTTATCCGGGAGTTGTCAGATGCTACAAGTCGTGGTATCATTATTGTAAACATCACCCAATGTTCTTCGGGAGCAGTGGAAATGGAACGTTATGGAACAGGACTTCAGTTATTGCAAACAGGCGTAATCAGTGGATACGACAGTACGGTAGAAAGTGCAGTAACCAAATTAATGTTCCTGGTTGGCCATAGATATAGCAGCAAAGAAATCCGCTATTTCATGACCACCTCTATTGCCGGTGAAATAAGCAGAGAGTAA
- a CDS encoding NAD(P)-dependent oxidoreductase, with protein MESKDLKFEEVNEGFSIKEAVDEAKRCLNCKNPLCVQGCPIEHNIPGWIHQLSMGNMGGAMSIINEKSNLPAVCGRVCPHERQCEGHCILNKKQNPIRVGKLERFIADFDSDMKLIREKLPQKNRGKVAIIGSGPAGLTVAGDLARDGFNVVIYESEPELGGVLMYGIPEYRLPKEVVRREIRKIEGLGVTYIPNFIVGQNTTVDEMFDQKNFDAIFIGTGTAKPKTMNIPGCNLKGVVQSSYFLRIVSLCNSDSIDKSEVPVKEGDVVGVVGCGNVAMDAARTALRMGAKEVYVIYYRDLENMTALKTEYNEALEEGVQFLWNTDTQEFLGERGRLKAIKAMTSEGEKIIPMDKILLAIGSQPANRIVSTTSGINVDERGYVITKDRPYGMTTRKGVFAGGDVVNTPQTVVLAMRDAKKVAAGIAQFVDAKKLLEE; from the coding sequence ATGGAGTCAAAAGATTTAAAATTCGAGGAAGTCAACGAAGGTTTCAGTATTAAGGAAGCGGTTGACGAGGCAAAAAGATGCTTAAACTGCAAAAATCCTCTTTGCGTACAAGGATGCCCCATTGAGCACAACATCCCCGGGTGGATTCATCAGTTGTCTATGGGAAACATGGGCGGCGCAATGAGCATTATCAATGAAAAAAGTAACTTACCTGCTGTCTGCGGACGTGTTTGTCCTCACGAAAGACAGTGTGAAGGACATTGCATATTAAATAAAAAACAGAATCCTATACGAGTTGGTAAACTAGAGCGGTTTATTGCCGACTTTGACAGCGACATGAAACTTATCCGCGAAAAGTTACCTCAGAAAAATCGTGGTAAAGTAGCCATTATTGGTTCCGGTCCTGCCGGACTAACCGTAGCCGGAGATTTAGCTCGCGATGGATTCAATGTAGTAATCTACGAAAGCGAACCCGAACTGGGCGGTGTGTTAATGTATGGTATTCCGGAATATCGCTTACCTAAAGAAGTTGTAAGAAGAGAAATCCGCAAAATAGAAGGACTTGGAGTTACCTATATACCAAACTTTATAGTTGGACAAAACACTACAGTCGATGAAATGTTCGATCAAAAGAATTTTGATGCAATATTCATAGGAACAGGAACTGCAAAACCAAAGACAATGAATATCCCCGGCTGTAATCTAAAAGGAGTTGTCCAGTCTTCATATTTCCTTAGAATTGTCAGCTTATGCAACAGCGACAGCATCGACAAGAGTGAAGTACCTGTAAAGGAAGGAGATGTTGTAGGTGTAGTCGGTTGCGGAAACGTAGCAATGGACGCAGCCAGAACAGCACTTCGTATGGGAGCTAAAGAAGTCTACGTTATTTATTACAGAGACTTGGAAAACATGACGGCACTGAAAACAGAATATAACGAAGCACTGGAAGAAGGAGTACAATTCTTATGGAATACAGATACTCAGGAATTCCTTGGTGAGCGAGGTCGTTTAAAAGCTATCAAAGCCATGACCAGTGAAGGAGAAAAAATAATCCCAATGGATAAAATTCTGTTGGCCATCGGTTCACAACCGGCAAACCGTATTGTATCAACCACATCAGGAATCAATGTCGACGAAAGAGGATATGTAATTACCAAAGACCGTCCTTATGGTATGACCACCCGTAAAGGAGTCTTTGCCGGCGGAGATGTAGTAAACACTCCTCAGACAGTAGTACTTGCCATGCGAGATGCAAAAAAAGTAGCAGCAGGTATTGCTCAGTTTGTTGATGCTAAAAAATTACTCGAAGAATAA
- a CDS encoding NAD(P)/FAD-dependent oxidoreductase produces the protein MDFNVPSVGKKRVVVVGGGFGGLKLANKLCNSGFQVVLVDRNNYHQFLPMIYEVASAGLEPSSIAFPFRKIFQKRKDFYFRWADVTGVNAKDNLIETSIGKLKYDYLVIASGTETNYFGNQNIEDVALPMKTVEEAMSMRNILLANLERSLTTADLKERQALQNIVIVGGGATGVEVSGALSEMKRFVIPKDYPEMEVHKVNIYLIEASPKLLSAMSPQASANAEKFLRGMGVNVMLNTLVQDYREGKVILDNGMDIPTRNFIWVSGVTGTSFDNIGPELLGRGRRIKVDEHNKVIGLDNVFAIGDVSIMTAEKDYPNGHPQLAQVAIQQGDLLASNLKNMEKGKKLKPFHYRNLGSLATVGRNKAVADFNQLKMHGWFAWIIWLVIHLRSILGIRNKVMVLVNWVWGYLTYDKSIRLIMAAKRVKRPKGVN, from the coding sequence ATGGATTTTAATGTACCGAGTGTAGGTAAAAAACGTGTTGTAGTTGTAGGTGGTGGATTTGGTGGTCTGAAACTTGCAAATAAGTTATGTAATAGTGGATTTCAGGTAGTGTTGGTCGATAGAAACAATTATCACCAGTTTCTTCCTATGATCTATGAAGTGGCTTCGGCCGGATTGGAACCAAGTTCCATTGCTTTCCCTTTCCGTAAGATTTTCCAGAAAAGAAAAGACTTTTATTTCCGTTGGGCAGATGTAACCGGTGTTAATGCCAAAGATAATCTGATAGAGACTTCTATTGGTAAGCTGAAATATGACTATCTGGTGATTGCTTCGGGAACAGAAACTAATTACTTTGGAAATCAGAATATTGAGGATGTGGCATTGCCGATGAAAACTGTAGAAGAGGCTATGAGTATGCGTAACATCTTACTGGCCAATCTGGAGAGATCTCTTACTACTGCCGATCTTAAAGAAAGACAGGCTTTGCAGAATATTGTAATTGTGGGTGGAGGTGCTACCGGTGTTGAGGTTTCCGGTGCTCTTTCGGAAATGAAACGATTTGTGATTCCTAAAGATTATCCTGAGATGGAGGTTCACAAGGTGAATATTTACCTGATTGAGGCTTCTCCTAAATTGCTTAGTGCTATGTCTCCTCAGGCTTCGGCTAATGCGGAAAAGTTCTTAAGAGGAATGGGGGTGAATGTGATGCTGAACACTTTGGTGCAGGATTATAGAGAGGGCAAGGTTATTCTTGATAATGGAATGGACATTCCTACTCGTAATTTTATCTGGGTGAGTGGTGTAACAGGTACTTCTTTTGATAATATTGGTCCGGAGCTACTTGGAAGAGGAAGACGAATTAAGGTGGATGAACATAATAAGGTTATTGGTCTGGATAATGTGTTTGCTATTGGTGATGTTAGTATAATGACAGCTGAGAAAGATTATCCTAACGGGCATCCACAATTGGCTCAGGTAGCTATACAGCAAGGCGACTTACTTGCTTCAAACTTGAAGAATATGGAAAAGGGTAAGAAATTAAAGCCTTTCCATTACCGTAATCTTGGTTCATTGGCTACTGTGGGTAGAAATAAAGCTGTGGCCGATTTTAATCAATTGAAAATGCATGGTTGGTTTGCCTGGATTATCTGGCTGGTTATTCACTTGCGTTCTATTCTGGGAATAAGAAATAAAGTGATGGTTTTGGTTAACTGGGTATGGGGTTATCTTACTTATGATAAGTCTATCCGTTTGATTATGGCTGCTAAAAGAGTAAAGAGGCCAAAGGGAGTAAATTAA
- a CDS encoding LruC domain-containing protein: MKTTTKKMMALAAITSAVLLTGCQKDLYDPNYVDSKDAPISGIPSDFNWSTISSVNLTVNVDDQYLGQYNYVVEVFDQNPIIDNNAKLLTKGLAKQGQAFVTTFTIPQALKTVYIRQTAPNGLKIVRSYDLSGSTLVCDFRATATKSVATKSVAIKSSIAGTTFTTPSDAIEINSSTANPYTLTSGNSYVIKSGQKYTGFISNSGITGVKLYIEGEYNIQITNDKKQKWEKGLEVIIQNGGKITFNNATTLNLVGDASLWIMQGGTFNPTQTAGVDIYQSNDGSVNNQGTINARNISLPSGSILNNTGITTTTGTLTVNNSSCIINNDGKLTIQNLDCDAAPTINNNCYFKINGDADFAGATCNLGSNSYLGAKTMKCGTATTFNMSAYSILEATESAYFGYQDIITCNESNYAVAKFKKITAGWGGLNISGNVEFECSDYPDANKCKITSPAQAVEYGSPTVSIPADPNGCTGPGSTPKIEDKTDTTYPLTVNLGTTYTYAMEDLWPEYGDYDMNDIVVAIKPEYTLSSAEYVQSMKFTTTLKAIGASKSLAAAIQLDYVSDENVADVTYSVKSTDGSVFTVGSNKTESFNTSENAKAVIPLFDNAHQFLGSAGLTNTVKSGTTAPEKSVTVTVTFITNKVKPADISNIATALNFFIVTDKQKTNRTEVHLRGFNATSHANTSLFGTGVDNSKTGLSYESNGNLVWGMVIPVNFKYPLESTSILTAYPEFKPWAQSGGKENQTWYDTPKTGTTF, from the coding sequence ATGAAAACGACGACAAAAAAAATGATGGCATTAGCAGCCATCACATCAGCCGTATTACTGACGGGCTGTCAAAAAGATCTCTATGATCCGAATTATGTAGATTCAAAGGATGCACCCATTTCCGGGATTCCCTCAGACTTTAACTGGTCTACTATTTCATCGGTTAACCTTACGGTTAATGTGGATGATCAATATTTAGGTCAATACAATTACGTGGTTGAAGTTTTTGACCAGAACCCTATTATAGATAATAATGCTAAGTTATTAACAAAAGGTTTAGCCAAGCAAGGACAGGCATTTGTTACAACATTCACAATACCACAAGCTCTTAAAACGGTATATATTCGCCAAACTGCTCCTAATGGATTGAAGATCGTCAGATCTTATGATTTATCTGGTAGTACTTTAGTTTGTGATTTCAGAGCAACAGCCACAAAAAGTGTTGCTACTAAAAGCGTAGCTATAAAAAGTTCAATTGCAGGTACTACTTTCACAACTCCTTCTGATGCTATTGAAATTAATTCTTCTACTGCCAATCCTTATACTTTAACATCGGGTAACTCTTATGTTATTAAAAGTGGTCAAAAGTATACGGGATTCATCAGTAATTCTGGAATAACAGGTGTCAAGCTCTATATTGAAGGAGAATACAACATTCAAATTACCAACGACAAAAAGCAAAAATGGGAAAAGGGGCTTGAAGTTATTATACAGAATGGAGGAAAAATAACTTTTAATAATGCGACTACATTAAACTTAGTAGGTGATGCTAGTTTATGGATCATGCAAGGAGGTACATTTAATCCTACACAAACTGCAGGTGTAGATATTTACCAAAGTAATGATGGTTCTGTGAATAACCAAGGAACTATTAATGCAAGAAATATATCTTTGCCAAGCGGTTCTATATTAAACAACACAGGAATAACAACTACTACAGGAACACTCACGGTGAATAATAGTTCTTGTATCATAAATAATGATGGAAAATTGACTATACAAAATTTAGATTGCGATGCCGCTCCTACAATAAACAATAATTGCTATTTTAAAATAAACGGAGATGCAGATTTTGCCGGTGCTACATGCAATTTAGGAAGTAATTCATATTTAGGTGCAAAAACCATGAAATGTGGTACTGCAACAACATTCAATATGTCAGCATATTCAATATTAGAAGCTACAGAAAGCGCTTATTTTGGTTATCAAGATATAATAACTTGCAACGAGTCCAATTATGCCGTGGCTAAATTTAAAAAAATCACAGCTGGATGGGGAGGCTTAAATATTAGCGGCAATGTAGAATTTGAATGTTCAGACTACCCTGATGCAAACAAATGTAAAATAACTTCTCCAGCCCAAGCCGTAGAATACGGTTCTCCTACCGTATCAATACCTGCAGATCCAAATGGTTGTACCGGCCCGGGAAGTACTCCTAAAATAGAAGATAAAACAGATACAACTTATCCACTTACTGTAAACCTAGGAACTACTTATACGTATGCAATGGAAGACTTATGGCCAGAATATGGAGATTATGACATGAATGACATTGTTGTAGCTATAAAGCCTGAATATACTTTAAGCAGTGCTGAATATGTTCAGTCAATGAAATTCACAACAACTCTAAAAGCTATTGGTGCAAGTAAATCTTTAGCCGCAGCAATACAATTAGATTATGTTTCTGATGAAAATGTAGCAGATGTAACTTATTCGGTAAAATCAACGGATGGTTCTGTATTTACTGTTGGCAGCAACAAGACTGAATCATTTAATACAAGCGAAAATGCAAAAGCAGTTATACCATTATTCGATAACGCCCACCAGTTTTTAGGAAGTGCAGGCTTAACAAATACTGTAAAAAGTGGCACTACTGCACCTGAGAAATCTGTTACTGTAACAGTCACATTTATTACGAACAAAGTCAAGCCTGCTGACATTAGTAATATAGCAACAGCTTTAAACTTCTTTATTGTTACTGATAAGCAAAAAACAAATAGAACCGAAGTTCATCTTCGAGGCTTTAATGCTACAAGCCATGCTAATACAAGCTTATTTGGTACAGGTGTAGACAATTCAAAAACAGGGCTTTCATATGAGAGCAATGGCAATTTAGTTTGGGGAATGGTAATTCCTGTTAATTTTAAATATCCATTAGAAAGCACAAGTATACTAACTGCATATCCAGAATTCAAGCCATGGGCTCAATCTGGAGGAAAAGAGAATCAAACCTGGTACGATACTCCTAAGACTGGAACTACATTCTAA